The Arachis ipaensis cultivar K30076 chromosome B03, Araip1.1, whole genome shotgun sequence region CCAAAATTGcactacaccaaacttagtaaTCACCTCCTTCTTTGTCTCTATCAATCTTAACATATTCACATTATTTTTACGCTTAAAGTTTTTACCATTTTCTACTTTCCACCACCCCGTAAACCCCTCACACTCCATAAactaaaatcatttaaaaattttattacacATCTTATTCCGATTTTTTGGGCGGCtccttcttgctttctctttctattttgcttgttttttttttgtgccAATATTTCATTCTGAGCTTGGAGAATAGTCATAATGTCCTCATCCTCGTCATATAAAACAGCTCTTGATTCGACTGCCAGATCCCAAGCAGCCTTGTTTTTAACCATATCTTTATCCTAACTTCCTCCGTGCTCATCTTGATTAGTTTCATCGTTTGCATCCGACTCTGAGTCTCCCAAATCTTTCAAGTTTCTTACAGCCCATTTATCCTCCAACCCAGTTTCTCCACCACTGTATTCTCATTCTCTAAATCTAAATCATGCACTGTATCATCCCTCATCAGACATATGCCAACATGCTGCTTACCACTCCCATCCAAGCTAGTGTAGATCTCATTAACTGCACTTGGTGGAATGTTTCCTTCTGTTGTGCTATTCGAACAATTCTCCGCACCTTCACCAATCTCCTTCTCGGCTTGATTCTGCTCGTCAGGTGCATTAGGGACTTCACGCTCCTCTCTGTCCTCCACGCCATTAAGCTCAATACGGACATTATTACCTCCGCCATCATCAACTGACTTCCGCGCTACTCCCAAATCCGCCTCGTAAACATTGTTCACAGTGGCATCAATCTTTTCGTGAACTCTCCACACCCCCTCTCTTCACCGTCATCTGTAGCCGCCAACAAGGAGATCCTTTTAAAATGTACGACGACATACTCTCTGTCACATTGTTGaacgaaatatatatatatataaatNNNNNNNNNNNNNNNNNNNNNNNNNNNNNNNNNNNNNNNNNNNNNNNNNNNNNNNNNNNNNNNNNNNNNNNNNNNNNNNNNNNNNNNNNNNNNNNNNNNNNNNNNNNNNNNNNNNNNNNNNNNNNNNNNNNNNNNNNNNNNNNNNNNNNNNNNNNNNNNNNNNNNNNNNNNNNNNNNNNNNNNNNNNNNNNNNNNNNNNNNNNNNNNNNNNNNNNNNNNNNNNNNNNNNNNNNNNNNNNNNNNNNNNNNNNNNNNNNNNNNNNNNNNNNNNNNNNNNNNNNNNNNNNNNNNNNNNNNNNNNNNNNNNNNNNNNNNNNNNNNNNNNNNNNNNNNNNNNNNNATACAATacattttcataaaaatatttcaaattgtatattttgataaataatatttatttatttattaaaaaaaatcccGTTAATTTTTCTACTCTTTTATTTATGAAGGATATCAGCAATTGCATAACATTAACAATGAATGTTGactttgaactttgaagtttgaATGATACAGCTACCAATTCCCCACATGTGTGACTCAACTACCCACCATAAACGCATAATAAAGAAACTCTCCTCATGACTCAACATCCCTTAGGCCCTTACCTACACACATAACTTCACATAAGAATACATTAACTTTCAGTAATCAAACTCAAACAATGACTTTGCTTCGATGGCTTGCGATTCTGTTCCTTCTGCTCGCCGTGTACTGCGGTCTCGATCCGTTTCGACACAGCCCCATAGCCAGCTTCCCGGAATTCGAGGCCAAATTGATTGAAATGCCGCCGTGGTCCGAGGTGCCGCCGGAGAAAGACTCGGAGAATTTGTTGCAGAAATCGGAGGTGAAGTTCTTGAACGAGGTTCAGGGACCAGAGAGCGTTGCTTTCGACCCTCAAGGTCGCGGTCCTTACGCTGGTGTCGCTGATGGAAGGATTCTCTTCTGGAATGGACACTCTTGGCTTCCCTTTGCTTATACCTCTCCCAACAGGTATAACAATTTTGAAAACCCCTAAATTTCCACTTTGAGAGTGTTTTCTACTTTTCAAGTGGTGAGTCCTGCAAATCTACAATTAGTTCGCATAACTTATCATTCCTTAATTTAATTAGTCTTATCTTGATTTTAGTTTACTTTACTTATTTCATGGTTCTCACTATATGACAGAATTTAGTTTGATTTCAAACTTTAAATGGGACCCACTTTCCATGTTATATCATATGGGCACTAATTGGATACTTGTAGGTAGGTACTTATacttgttagttttagttgtagGTAGGTACTGTCCGAAGTTTTACGGCATAAACAAAAATAACTATCTTTTATATGGTGTCCGTGAATGTTCATTCAAAAGAACAGATGTGATTGCGCGACTGTACAAAACACTTTATACTGTCAGTGCCgtaaaattaaactcttatttAATCTGTTTTCAatgtttatttttgtattttaatatatattttatacgagTGGCTGATTTGGTGGCGGATTTTTTATGTTTACCTAACATGGTTGAAAAATATTTGTTTTTGAGCTGTTCTATTTCTAGAGCGGAGCAATCTTTACACATACATCAACCCACTATGCCTTGTACATTTTTCACCCAGCAAGTTCTAGTTGTAGAACCATTTTCTCCCAATTTCTGAGTTTTCACTTCAGATGAAGTTCTGCTACTTCTGCAACATGCTGTTTCCTTGCAGCATTGCTGACGAACCTTAAATTATTGTACACAAGGTCATCCTTTTCAAAGTTTGAGCTTGAGTCTTTAAAGCTTGTTCTTGTTTAGATACTGAATTTAAGTTTTTGGATCAGTAGAGTGTATATGTTTGCAATAACATGTGATTAAATGTTAATGATCTTTCTTCTATGTCCATTTCAAACACAGGTCAGAATTGTGTGATCCTAAAGTACCTGCATCACCACTTAGCTATGTGACGACCGAGCACATCTGCGGAAGGCCTTTGGGACTCAGGTTCAACAAGAAAACTGGCGATTTATACATTGCGGATGCATATTTTGGGCTTCTGAAGGTGGGGCCTGAGGGTGGTTTAGCAACACCTCTTACAACTGAGGCTGAAGGGGTGCCATTCAGGTTTACCAATGATGTTGATGTTGACGAAGAAGGGAATGTTTATTTTACGGATAGCAGTGCGAAATATCAGCGCAGGTAGGATCCTCTTTTAAAACTTTTAGCAATCGctattttcttttgaaaaactTTGTACTGAATAGGGATATAATCAcaagatattattttaaatcaGAGGAATCTGCTAGAAAATTATTTGTATAGCGACTTAAATGGAAATGTTTAAACTTTGGAATctgattgattttttttcttttacaataTATGGACATGATAACAAATTTTGAACTGTAGAaatttgattgaaaattgaatGATTTATAGGACCTTCAGAGTAAGTAAATCCTTTATCATTTTGTATCCAAGATTCGGATACAAGAGAATCATCCAAACTAAGTTAGAAATCCTTGGTTATAAATATGATGCATGCACCACTACTGAAATCTGGTGGTTTTCCATGCTTTAGAATTTTATGAACTTAGTTTTCCATGCATCATATAGTAAGAGTGAAACGCGTTGTCTTATAATAACCTATCCCAAACGCAAACAAATGAGGAAGGTTATGCTAAGGCGTCAACAACTAATGTAAACGCATTGTCAAATGGTTAGGTCTATTAGGCATCCCTATATGAAGCAGTTACTAAGGTGTTAGGCCTATTTAGAGTGATTTCCTTAAATATTTAATTCATAGAATTCTGAAATATTGTCATTATTGTTACATCTGTCTTGCTTTGTTGGttctaaaataattttgtgtGCAGGAACTTTATTCAACTGGTATTTGCTGGAGATGATAGCGGCAGAGTTTTGAAATACAACCCTGACACTAAGGAAACCACAGTTCTTGTGAGAAACATTCAATTTCCAAATGGCATTTCCTTAAGCAAAGATCGTTCCTTCTTTTACGTCTGTGAAGGTGTTGTTGGCAGGTGAACCTAAAATAACAGCTTTTAACACTTCAAATAAGCACGACCCCTTGTGTTAGAAATTTTTACTTGCTCGCAAAGAAACTTATATATCTTGTTATCTACTGTTAAATGTTTACCACCCCAACAACGTGGTACTCAATCAGAGGTTCATAGCAAGAGATTCTAAGAGAATATATCTATATGTGAACCTTCTGATATGCTAGAGACTGCAAACATAAGCAGGATTAGTGTCTCTTTGGGTTCATCCtcagaatttttctattttctagatTCTATAAAGGAAGACAGAGAAAACAGTAcaatcaaattttttattctcATTTCATGTTTCGTTTTTATCTTCATAAAATCCTAAAACAAACAACATTGAAAATAACAACAGGAAATCAAAACAAAAACCAAATAAGAGGATATTTCTAAGTTGGTGATAATGCAAATTCCATTCACTAGTTATTACCTGTGCTGAAAGAAAAACTAAGCAATGTTAGCTAGAAAATCTTTTGCCATTTTTCTGAAAGAACCTAATGATAGAAGTCCGATATCTGAATTCATGTTGATTATTAGAGTTCTTTTCTTTATACCATTTCTTGTTCTATATAGGCTACGCAAATACTGGCTGAAAGGCGAAAAGGCCGGGACTTCAGAGATCATAGCCATCCTGCCTGGAATCCCTGACAATGTGAGAGTCAATGAAGATGGCGATTTTTGGATTGCACTTCATTGCCGAAGGTATATGTATGCGTACCTTAATGCCCTCTATCCAAATATTCGGAAACTCATACTCAAGCTCCCTATACCAACAAAGATTCACTACCTGCTTCAAATTGGTGGCCGGCAACATGCGTTGGCTGTTAAGTACAGCTCCGAAGGCAAACTTCTGCAGATATTGGAAGATAGCGAGGGAAAAGTTGTTAGAGCAGTGAGTGAAGTGGAGGAGAAAGATGGTAAACTATGGATGGGAAGTGTTCTTATGCCTTTTATTGGAGTTTACAACTTGAAATGAAATAGATAACAATACTCTGCTGAGCTATACACTACGTTGAAAAAAATCCTGAGTTTGATGTTTTGCTTAATTACAAGTTTTCATTGATGGACAATGAATTCACAGTTGAGGAAGTCCTTAAATGAATTCAAAATTGCTTCCATGTTGCCATGGATAGTTATAGTTGTGCACATCTCAGTAGATAAAACTGCCATTTGAATCAGAAACGAATTTGATCATTCCATAACAACCAGATAATATTATGTTTGGCAAAAAGGCTTAAATTTTCAAGGTCTAATTTGACCTGCATAAATTTGTAACATATCAgataatatttatataattattttatgataattgatatataatattaatttgtCATGT contains the following coding sequences:
- the LOC107629998 gene encoding protein STRICTOSIDINE SYNTHASE-LIKE 3-like, with the translated sequence MTLLRWLAILFLLLAVYCGLDPFRHSPIASFPEFEAKLIEMPPWSEVPPEKDSENLLQKSEVKFLNEVQGPESVAFDPQGRGPYAGVADGRILFWNGHSWLPFAYTSPNRSELCDPKVPASPLSYVTTEHICGRPLGLRFNKKTGDLYIADAYFGLLKVGPEGGLATPLTTEAEGVPFRFTNDVDVDEEGNVYFTDSSAKYQRRNFIQLVFAGDDSGRVLKYNPDTKETTVLVRNIQFPNGISLSKDRSFFYVCEGVVGRLRKYWLKGEKAGTSEIIAILPGIPDNVRVNEDGDFWIALHCRRYMYAYLNALYPNIRKLILKLPIPTKIHYLLQIGGRQHALAVKYSSEGKLLQILEDSEGKVVRAVSEVEEKDGKLWMGSVLMPFIGVYNLK